The following proteins are co-located in the Paenibacillus sp. FSL H8-0079 genome:
- a CDS encoding CHASE3 domain-containing protein, translated as MSKTRRFTIRSKILLGYLVVVVLFGAVLLVLTAQINVLQKENDFISHHDLEVHNLTNAIEKNVLNMETGQRGFMITGNESYLEPYSQGLSQWSSNYDQLNALISDNPSQQQSLQNIKSHITRWIEIAGEPSVNLKKQGDQAQVIAFFQSDPGKTEIDLLRSQLATFRSTEIALTEARVTDLAARSSTLLTIMYTLWGVIAALSITAAIVISGNIVKTLRDVMHTISDISKGGNLKQRIQVRTRDEVGDLGNETNKLLDEVQEQNRIKDQITGIATLLQNPTNLEGLSRLFLNELAILFEVPYSVLYYLKDNRLLRVAAYAADGEKERSLGKVSLAPGEGLVGQSAVEKRVLRMNDLPQNYIRISSGLGHASATSLTVVPVLFEGRTIAVIELASMNPLQENDMKLMQELTEIFGVSLHSTVTRMELQQLYDESQVLNEELQAQSEKLQAQTEEMLSQTEELQMQTEELHMLNDRLEIQKSAAETSANELSVVADQLRTSSGYKSEFLANMSHELRTPLNSMLILSEILSENKNQHLNSEEQNYASVIHKSGKDLLNLINDILDLSKVEAGQMEVDFDDVYLGSLPEIMNQYFLQTAEQKRIDFRIQLQSPLPETIVTDEMRLHQILRNLLSNAFKFTSEGEVALTISRMSLANPEAKGQETDVIAFSVSDTGIGIADNKLMQIFDAFKQADGATARKYGGTGLGLSISQSLATLLGGSISATSREGHGSVFTLFLPLRRDEPETMQASRLFLNEVASTTPEINKLPSLTTAPSDVLLTPLEEALLSGRQVLVVDDDIRNVYALANALEQYGMNVISAQNGYECLELLERGGVKPDIIMMDIMMPELDGYETTRQIRERLGLTQLPIIALTAKAMKEDREKCIAAGASDYLSKPLNIKEVLSRMKLWINHETLEI; from the coding sequence TTGTCAAAAACGAGAAGATTTACGATACGCTCCAAAATTCTATTGGGCTATCTTGTGGTTGTAGTTTTATTTGGTGCTGTTTTGCTAGTTCTTACGGCCCAAATTAATGTGTTACAGAAGGAAAATGATTTTATCAGCCATCATGATCTGGAAGTACATAATCTGACCAACGCGATTGAAAAAAATGTCTTGAACATGGAAACAGGACAGCGTGGATTCATGATTACAGGCAATGAAAGTTACCTGGAGCCTTATTCCCAAGGCCTCTCCCAATGGAGTTCCAACTATGATCAGTTGAATGCTCTCATTAGTGACAATCCTTCACAGCAGCAGAGTCTGCAAAATATCAAATCACATATTACACGCTGGATTGAGATCGCTGGGGAACCGTCCGTAAACTTGAAAAAGCAAGGGGATCAAGCACAGGTAATTGCATTCTTCCAATCTGATCCTGGTAAAACGGAAATTGATTTGTTGAGATCCCAGCTCGCGACCTTCCGTAGCACCGAAATTGCTCTGACGGAAGCAAGGGTAACTGATCTTGCCGCACGCAGTTCCACACTGCTGACAATTATGTATACGCTCTGGGGTGTTATTGCAGCATTATCAATCACCGCTGCGATCGTAATCTCAGGGAATATTGTCAAAACGTTACGAGATGTCATGCACACGATCAGTGATATCTCTAAAGGTGGAAACCTGAAGCAGCGAATTCAGGTGCGTACACGTGACGAAGTGGGTGATCTGGGGAATGAAACGAACAAGTTGCTGGATGAAGTGCAGGAACAGAATCGAATCAAAGATCAGATTACGGGCATTGCCACACTTTTGCAGAACCCGACCAATCTAGAGGGATTGTCACGCTTGTTCTTGAACGAACTTGCCATTCTGTTTGAAGTGCCTTATAGCGTCCTATATTATTTGAAAGACAATCGACTACTGCGCGTGGCTGCATATGCTGCGGATGGAGAGAAAGAACGTTCGCTCGGTAAAGTGTCGCTTGCCCCGGGTGAGGGACTTGTCGGACAAAGTGCTGTCGAGAAGCGAGTCTTGCGCATGAATGACTTGCCTCAAAACTATATCCGAATCTCGTCGGGTCTTGGTCATGCATCTGCCACATCACTTACCGTTGTGCCGGTACTGTTCGAAGGCAGAACGATTGCGGTAATTGAACTCGCTTCAATGAATCCGCTGCAAGAGAATGACATGAAGCTGATGCAAGAACTTACTGAGATTTTCGGTGTTTCACTACACTCCACCGTCACTCGTATGGAATTACAGCAATTGTACGATGAGTCACAAGTTCTGAATGAAGAGTTACAGGCGCAATCGGAGAAACTTCAGGCTCAGACCGAAGAGATGCTGTCTCAGACAGAGGAACTGCAAATGCAGACCGAAGAGCTTCATATGCTTAACGATCGCCTGGAAATACAGAAGAGCGCTGCAGAGACATCTGCCAATGAACTTTCGGTTGTGGCAGATCAGTTACGAACGAGCTCAGGATACAAATCCGAATTCTTGGCGAACATGTCCCATGAACTGCGGACACCACTCAACAGCATGTTGATTTTATCCGAGATATTGTCTGAAAATAAAAATCAACACTTGAATAGTGAAGAGCAGAATTATGCTTCAGTCATTCACAAATCAGGCAAAGACCTGCTTAATCTGATCAATGATATTCTCGATCTATCCAAGGTGGAAGCCGGGCAGATGGAAGTGGATTTCGATGATGTCTACCTGGGCAGTCTGCCTGAAATTATGAATCAGTATTTCCTGCAAACAGCTGAGCAGAAAAGAATAGACTTCCGGATTCAGCTCCAAAGTCCTTTGCCGGAAACCATCGTGACCGATGAGATGAGATTGCATCAGATTCTCCGAAATCTGCTCTCGAACGCATTCAAGTTCACCAGTGAGGGTGAAGTTGCCTTAACCATCTCCAGAATGAGTCTGGCGAACCCTGAGGCGAAAGGCCAAGAAACAGACGTGATTGCTTTCTCCGTCAGTGATACAGGGATCGGGATTGCGGATAACAAACTCATGCAGATCTTCGATGCTTTCAAACAGGCGGATGGAGCTACAGCACGTAAATACGGGGGAACCGGGCTGGGCTTGTCCATATCTCAATCGCTTGCGACCCTGTTGGGTGGTTCAATCTCGGCAACAAGCCGTGAAGGACATGGCAGTGTGTTCACGCTGTTCCTGCCGCTGCGAAGAGATGAACCTGAGACGATGCAAGCATCTCGGCTGTTCCTGAATGAGGTGGCTAGCACCACACCTGAGATCAACAAACTTCCTTCATTGACCACAGCTCCATCGGACGTGTTATTAACACCTCTGGAAGAAGCGTTGCTCAGCGGACGCCAAGTGCTTGTTGTTGATGATGATATACGTAATGTATATGCCCTGGCTAACGCCCTTGAGCAATACGGCATGAATGTCATTTCAGCGCAGAACGGATACGAGTGTCTGGAATTGTTGGAGCGTGGAGGAGTCAAACCTGATATTATCATGATGGATATCATGATGCCGGAACTGGATGGTTATGAAACAACTCGCCAGATCCGTGAACGGCTTGGTCTGACTCAGCTTCCGATTATTGCGCTGACAGCCAAGGCCATGAAAGAGGATCGGGAGAAATGTATTGCAGCAGGTGCTTCAGACTACCTCAGCAAACCGCTGAATATTAAAGAGGTATTATCGCGTATGAAATTATGGATCAATCACGAAACATTGGAAATCTGA
- the fumC gene encoding class II fumarate hydratase, whose translation MEYRIERDTLGEMKVPADRLWGAQTQRSKENFPIGSEHMPMEVIRALAILKKSAAASNHKLGKLSAAKSDAIAYAADEIIAGRIDDHFPLVVWQTGSGTQSNMNVNEVIANLGNQLLEQKGKEERLHPNDDVNMSQSSNDTFPTALHVAGVLAVEDQLLPAIAVLKATFADKSDAFKDIIKIGRTHLQDATPITLGQEISGWEAMLGKSERMIRESVQYLKELAIGGTAVGTGINAHPDFGDFTAKEIGKHTGKDFVSAPNKFHALTSHDEVVYAHGAVKALAADLMKIANDVRWLASGPRSGLGEIRIPENEPGSSIMPGKVNPTQSEAITMVVTQVMGNDAAIGFAASQGNFELNVFKPVIIYNFLQSVQLLADSIIAFNDKCAVGIEPNLDQIEHNLNNSLMLVTALNPHIGYENAAKIAKLAHKEGLSLKQATLQTGLLTEEQFDQYVDPAKMIAPKA comes from the coding sequence GTGGAATACCGCATTGAGAGAGATACGTTAGGCGAAATGAAAGTACCAGCCGACAGGCTGTGGGGAGCTCAGACGCAGCGCAGCAAGGAGAACTTTCCGATTGGCAGTGAACATATGCCGATGGAAGTTATACGTGCCCTTGCCATTTTGAAAAAAAGTGCTGCGGCCAGTAACCATAAATTGGGTAAATTATCTGCGGCCAAGTCCGATGCCATCGCTTATGCAGCAGACGAGATTATTGCAGGTCGAATTGATGACCATTTCCCACTGGTTGTGTGGCAGACCGGAAGCGGAACGCAATCCAATATGAATGTGAACGAAGTCATTGCTAATCTGGGTAACCAACTGCTGGAGCAGAAGGGCAAGGAAGAGCGTCTGCATCCAAATGATGACGTGAACATGTCCCAGAGCTCTAACGACACATTCCCAACGGCTCTGCATGTCGCAGGTGTTCTGGCTGTTGAGGATCAACTTTTGCCAGCAATCGCGGTATTGAAAGCCACTTTTGCAGACAAGTCGGATGCATTCAAGGATATTATCAAAATTGGACGTACCCACCTCCAGGATGCAACACCGATTACGCTCGGTCAGGAGATTAGTGGATGGGAAGCCATGTTGGGCAAGAGCGAGCGGATGATTCGTGAAAGTGTGCAGTACCTGAAGGAACTTGCCATCGGCGGTACAGCTGTGGGAACCGGAATCAATGCTCATCCGGACTTCGGGGACTTCACTGCCAAGGAGATTGGCAAGCATACAGGTAAAGATTTTGTATCTGCACCAAACAAATTCCATGCACTTACGAGTCATGATGAAGTTGTGTATGCGCACGGTGCGGTTAAAGCGCTTGCAGCTGATTTGATGAAAATCGCCAATGATGTTCGCTGGTTAGCCAGTGGCCCCCGCAGTGGATTGGGAGAAATCCGTATTCCGGAGAATGAGCCAGGCAGCTCCATTATGCCAGGTAAAGTCAACCCAACTCAGAGCGAGGCTATTACCATGGTGGTTACGCAGGTCATGGGGAATGATGCAGCGATTGGATTCGCGGCGAGTCAGGGTAATTTTGAACTGAATGTATTCAAACCAGTTATCATCTATAACTTCCTGCAATCCGTGCAGCTGCTGGCGGACTCCATTATTGCGTTTAACGACAAGTGTGCCGTAGGTATTGAGCCTAACCTGGATCAGATTGAACATAATCTGAACAATTCGCTTATGCTGGTTACCGCCCTCAATCCGCATATTGGTTATGAGAATGCAGCCAAAATTGCAAAGCTTGCGCATAAAGAAGGCTTGTCTTTGAAACAGGCGACGTTACAAACGGGCCTGCTTACGGAAGAGCAATTTGATCAATATGTTGATCCAGCCAAAATGATCGCTCCAAAGGCCTAA
- a CDS encoding aldose 1-epimerase, giving the protein MTQQNAAFEEQFGGIPAVWLRFNQFEAAVIPSVGANLVAFRDTEKGFRYLREPNQDQMDEFMAAPAVYGIPILSPPNRYEDGRFPWNGKVYQLPVNEPATGNHLHGFLHDAEWKVEGYGSDQLESYVLLSQDVKEGHTFHQYLPFTFTVMLRYSLSSQGLQQQLIVRNNGNEYMPNLFAFHTAIAVPFAPDSQSSDYTAKITIGQRRELNERSLPTGQFQPLTPEEEQLKKDGVSPFFAAMDNHYTAVPQNGRNYMELTDHRTGDKLVYDVGTSYKHWMIWNNNMGGEFFCPEPQMNLVNAPNVEGIPAEEIGLIGLEPGELFEQTSRLYPIASQK; this is encoded by the coding sequence ATGACACAGCAAAATGCAGCATTCGAAGAACAATTTGGAGGGATTCCGGCCGTCTGGCTTCGTTTTAATCAATTTGAAGCGGCAGTTATTCCAAGCGTGGGTGCCAACCTCGTTGCTTTCCGTGATACAGAAAAGGGATTCCGTTACTTGAGAGAGCCGAATCAGGATCAGATGGATGAGTTTATGGCTGCACCTGCGGTCTATGGAATTCCGATTCTTTCTCCGCCGAACCGTTATGAGGATGGTCGTTTCCCCTGGAATGGTAAAGTCTATCAATTGCCTGTGAATGAACCGGCTACAGGTAACCATCTGCATGGATTCTTGCATGATGCCGAGTGGAAGGTTGAGGGATATGGTTCTGACCAGTTGGAGAGTTATGTGCTGCTTAGCCAGGACGTGAAAGAAGGACATACATTCCATCAGTACCTGCCGTTTACGTTCACGGTAATGCTTCGTTACTCTTTGAGTAGCCAAGGACTTCAGCAGCAATTGATCGTTCGCAATAACGGGAACGAATACATGCCTAACCTGTTTGCATTCCACACGGCGATCGCTGTACCGTTCGCACCGGACAGTCAATCCTCGGATTACACGGCCAAAATTACGATTGGACAACGCCGTGAATTGAATGAACGTTCGCTGCCAACCGGACAATTTCAACCGCTTACACCTGAGGAAGAACAATTGAAGAAAGACGGGGTTAGTCCGTTCTTTGCAGCCATGGATAATCATTACACGGCAGTACCTCAGAATGGCCGTAACTATATGGAACTTACAGATCATCGTACTGGAGACAAACTGGTATATGATGTGGGTACATCGTACAAGCATTGGATGATCTGGAACAATAACATGGGCGGCGAATTCTTCTGTCCTGAACCACAGATGAACCTGGTTAATGCCCCGAATGTTGAAGGCATCCCGGCGGAAGAAATCGGATTGATCGGTCTGGAGCCAGGTGAACTGTTCGAACAGACTAGCCGACTGTATCCCATTGCGTCACAAAAATAA
- a CDS encoding aminopeptidase translates to MNTFETNLQQYAELAVQVGVNVHPGQTLVVNAPISAAHFVRLIVKAAYGKGAKLVKVNWSDESVTRLHYDLAPDEAFSIEPKWFAAEMTELVEEGAAILHVIAENPDLLNGVAQERIITSQKVRGKALEKYRSYQMADKFSWSIVAVPSPEWAAKVFPDLPEAQQVDRLWDVIFKTVRIGEQDAVAEWKTHLQNLDSRADLLNNKKYKKLHYTAPGTDLTIELPEGHIWVSGGSVNEQGHVFIANMPTEEVFTAPLKTGVNGTVRSTKPLSYGGNLIDGFSLTFENGRIVDYTAEQGLDALKNLIEMDEGAHYLGEVALVPHQSPISDTNILFYNTLFDENASNHLAIGNAYAFCLEGGKTMSKEELIERGMNSSLTHVDFMIGSGEMNIHGVTSEGTEEPIFLQGNWAF, encoded by the coding sequence ATGAATACTTTTGAAACGAATCTGCAGCAATATGCTGAACTGGCTGTTCAAGTCGGTGTCAATGTCCATCCTGGACAAACGCTCGTGGTTAACGCTCCAATCTCGGCAGCACATTTTGTACGACTAATCGTCAAAGCAGCTTATGGTAAAGGTGCCAAGTTGGTCAAAGTAAACTGGAGCGATGAATCCGTTACCCGTCTTCATTACGATCTTGCCCCTGACGAGGCCTTCTCCATTGAACCGAAATGGTTTGCAGCTGAAATGACTGAACTTGTTGAAGAAGGTGCCGCTATCCTTCACGTCATCGCTGAGAATCCGGATCTGCTGAACGGTGTAGCTCAGGAACGGATTATTACTAGCCAAAAAGTGCGCGGCAAAGCGCTCGAAAAATATCGTTCTTATCAGATGGCTGACAAATTCAGCTGGTCTATTGTAGCCGTTCCTTCTCCTGAATGGGCAGCTAAAGTGTTCCCGGATCTGCCGGAAGCACAACAAGTGGATCGCCTGTGGGATGTCATTTTCAAAACAGTACGGATCGGTGAACAGGATGCTGTTGCCGAATGGAAAACCCATTTGCAAAATCTCGATTCCCGCGCTGATCTGTTGAACAACAAAAAATACAAAAAGCTTCACTATACAGCTCCAGGCACGGACCTGACGATCGAACTTCCAGAAGGCCATATCTGGGTATCCGGTGGGAGTGTGAATGAGCAAGGACATGTCTTTATTGCCAATATGCCTACGGAAGAAGTATTCACGGCTCCGTTGAAAACTGGCGTTAACGGTACCGTGCGCAGCACGAAACCACTGAGCTACGGCGGCAACCTGATTGACGGATTCTCCCTTACATTTGAGAACGGTCGAATTGTAGATTATACCGCTGAGCAGGGACTGGATGCACTCAAAAACCTGATCGAGATGGATGAAGGTGCACACTATCTGGGTGAAGTAGCCCTCGTTCCACATCAGTCACCAATTTCCGATACGAATATTTTGTTCTACAATACCCTGTTTGATGAAAATGCCTCCAACCATTTGGCGATCGGTAATGCTTATGCCTTCTGTCTGGAAGGTGGTAAAACGATGTCGAAAGAAGAGTTGATTGAACGTGGCATGAACTCCAGTCTCACTCATGTAGACTTCATGATTGGATCTGGAGAAATGAACATCCACGGTGTAACTTCCGAAGGCACGGAAGAGCCGATCTTCCTGCAAGGAAACTGGGCATTTTAA
- a CDS encoding PucR family transcriptional regulator ligand-binding domain-containing protein yields the protein MQLTVKEALQVYPLSEAKLVAGGEGTSRMMKSVNVMDAPDIADWIKSGEMLFTTAFIMKDSETDALRLMRRLNERGCAGLGIKLGRFWQSIPQGIVEEADRLRLPLLELPFQFTFSDQMNALFKAEHERSNRLLHEVVQKQKKLMQFALQQQPHRNVFAELATVLNYPLAVIGSRGHVLYGSEGIAGDAVTQGWPWKSVMHRVKWNQGSCHRVPIKQNDEEYGSLLVFTDSALSLRAEEELFQQAADVLAFYMDMTYREHINPTVQDEMRTLLSQYLDNKMTVQELTTMSENKGVHLFQGTYQCVLITLEPTVFAEGKLLKQIHRELQYNPLMQFTASQHFQIEDGILSIYTCPTGRDYGEELSSFLLSRFGDVLAAQEAKGAPAPRFWISKMKHEPKSLREAYQECLDTRQLARRFGMKDRALQFEMLEFAYVFQHVPDNIMENYCNKVLEPLLARDGDPNQVLMNTLESFIENDGLINEAAKQLFVHRNTVTYRMEKVGSLLQMDFKKTNDLLKLKLVFTFRKFVRDKVAARPHNVQL from the coding sequence ATGCAACTTACGGTCAAAGAGGCTTTACAGGTATACCCGTTGTCAGAGGCCAAACTGGTTGCGGGTGGAGAAGGGACTTCACGGATGATGAAATCCGTTAATGTCATGGACGCTCCTGATATCGCGGATTGGATCAAATCCGGAGAAATGCTGTTCACCACCGCTTTTATTATGAAAGACAGTGAGACGGATGCGCTACGTTTGATGCGACGCTTGAATGAACGCGGCTGTGCAGGACTCGGCATCAAGCTGGGACGCTTCTGGCAGTCCATTCCCCAAGGCATTGTCGAGGAAGCCGATCGACTTCGTTTACCGCTGCTTGAGCTTCCCTTTCAATTCACCTTCTCCGACCAGATGAACGCCTTGTTCAAGGCTGAACATGAACGTAGTAACCGATTGCTGCATGAAGTCGTACAGAAGCAGAAGAAATTAATGCAGTTTGCGCTGCAACAGCAGCCGCATCGGAATGTGTTTGCCGAACTTGCTACGGTGCTGAACTATCCGCTTGCAGTCATTGGTTCTCGTGGGCATGTGCTCTATGGCAGTGAAGGCATTGCGGGAGATGCGGTAACTCAAGGTTGGCCTTGGAAATCTGTCATGCACCGAGTGAAATGGAATCAAGGGAGCTGTCATCGCGTACCGATTAAGCAGAATGATGAAGAGTACGGATCGTTGCTTGTGTTTACGGATTCAGCCCTATCGCTTCGAGCAGAAGAAGAGCTGTTTCAGCAGGCTGCTGATGTGCTGGCATTCTATATGGATATGACTTATCGTGAGCATATTAACCCGACTGTGCAGGATGAGATGCGTACACTGCTTTCACAGTATTTGGATAACAAAATGACCGTTCAGGAATTGACCACCATGAGTGAGAACAAAGGTGTACATCTGTTCCAGGGCACCTATCAGTGCGTATTGATTACGCTTGAGCCAACCGTGTTTGCCGAGGGAAAGCTGCTTAAACAGATTCATCGCGAGTTGCAATACAATCCGCTGATGCAATTCACGGCCTCGCAGCATTTTCAGATCGAGGATGGCATTCTATCCATCTATACCTGTCCAACAGGGCGAGATTATGGAGAGGAGCTGTCAAGTTTTCTGTTGAGTCGGTTTGGTGATGTTCTGGCAGCGCAAGAAGCGAAAGGAGCACCGGCTCCGCGTTTCTGGATCAGCAAAATGAAGCATGAGCCTAAGTCACTCCGTGAAGCATATCAGGAGTGTCTGGATACTCGACAATTGGCTCGTCGGTTCGGCATGAAAGATCGTGCGCTGCAATTTGAAATGCTCGAATTTGCCTATGTGTTCCAACACGTACCGGATAACATCATGGAGAACTATTGCAATAAAGTACTTGAACCGTTACTTGCCAGGGACGGTGATCCCAATCAGGTGCTGATGAATACATTGGAGTCCTTTATCGAGAATGACGGACTGATCAATGAAGCTGCCAAGCAGCTGTTTGTACATCGCAATACGGTCACCTATCGTATGGAGAAAGTCGGCAGCTTGCTGCAAATGGACTTTAAAAAGACAAATGATCTGCTTAAGTTAAAGCTGGTATTCACCTTCCGCAAGTTTGTGCGGGACAAAGTAGCTGCAAGACCCCACAATGTTCAACTCTAG
- the pucL gene encoding factor-independent urate hydroxylase: protein MSDLIKLVNNWSITQFVHTFGGLFEESPWVAERSGLSRPFDSFEQMMNVMKKVVQASDDQVKLQLLRNHPDLGARISMSSNSVQEQAGAGLDSLSREQYNELLQLNKAYTSQFGFPFILAVKGHTASSILESMRQRHRRGRQEEFETALKEVFKIAGIRLEQWLAQIGHEHEFVSKPAAVQQRTMYYGKGDVWMYRSYAKPLTGIQSIPESPFMGRSNILFGLNIKVAVQGDEFLPSFAEGDNSLVVATDSMKNFILRHAADYTGATVEGFLALVSRRFLETYPQMSKVQMTADQIPFEDIPIGLEGNYRPSALVFRYSQNDRATAALEAERAGDSIELSNHFSGVADLRLIKVKGSEFAGFMQDEYTTLSETWDRPLFIFLNINWRYEDPRDGIDDQRGRYVAAEQVRDLAAAVFHECRSASIQHLIYQIGRRVLSRFEQLSEVSFESNNRTWETVLEEVKEGEGKVFTEPRPPYGFQGFSMTRNDLGTDGHDSGKAGDV, encoded by the coding sequence ATGAGCGACTTAATTAAACTTGTTAACAACTGGTCTATCACGCAGTTCGTGCATACGTTTGGCGGCTTATTTGAGGAATCACCATGGGTGGCTGAGCGTTCCGGGCTTTCACGACCTTTCGATTCATTTGAACAGATGATGAATGTGATGAAGAAGGTGGTTCAGGCATCAGATGACCAGGTGAAGTTGCAACTGCTTCGAAATCACCCGGATCTTGGAGCGCGAATCAGCATGAGCAGCAACTCTGTTCAAGAACAGGCTGGTGCAGGGCTTGATTCACTGTCACGGGAACAATACAACGAACTTCTACAATTAAACAAAGCATATACAAGCCAATTTGGCTTTCCATTCATATTGGCTGTAAAAGGCCATACCGCAAGTTCCATCCTCGAATCCATGAGGCAACGTCATCGCCGAGGCAGGCAAGAAGAATTCGAGACTGCTTTGAAGGAAGTATTCAAGATTGCAGGCATTCGTTTGGAGCAGTGGCTCGCACAGATCGGTCATGAACATGAATTTGTGAGCAAGCCAGCCGCAGTACAGCAGCGGACCATGTATTACGGCAAAGGGGATGTGTGGATGTACCGTTCCTACGCCAAGCCGTTGACGGGTATACAGTCCATTCCGGAATCTCCGTTTATGGGACGCAGCAATATTCTGTTTGGATTGAACATTAAGGTCGCTGTGCAGGGCGATGAATTCTTGCCTTCTTTTGCAGAAGGGGATAATTCGCTGGTGGTGGCAACCGATTCGATGAAGAATTTCATTCTTAGACATGCAGCGGATTACACAGGGGCGACGGTGGAAGGGTTTCTTGCGCTGGTAAGTCGGCGTTTCCTGGAGACGTATCCGCAGATGAGCAAGGTTCAGATGACAGCGGACCAGATTCCTTTTGAAGATATACCGATTGGATTGGAAGGGAATTACCGACCGAGTGCACTCGTATTCCGTTATTCGCAGAATGATCGGGCAACGGCTGCCTTAGAAGCGGAACGAGCAGGAGACTCGATTGAACTAAGCAACCATTTCAGTGGTGTAGCCGATCTCAGACTGATCAAGGTCAAAGGCAGTGAATTTGCCGGCTTTATGCAGGATGAATATACGACACTCTCCGAGACGTGGGATCGACCGCTGTTTATTTTTCTGAATATTAATTGGCGTTATGAGGACCCGAGAGACGGTATAGATGATCAGCGTGGACGGTATGTAGCGGCGGAACAGGTCAGGGATTTGGCTGCGGCGGTATTTCATGAGTGTCGCTCTGCATCCATTCAACATCTGATCTACCAGATTGGACGAAGGGTGTTAAGTCGATTTGAGCAACTGAGTGAGGTTTCATTTGAATCCAACAATCGGACCTGGGAGACGGTGCTGGAGGAAGTGAAAGAGGGGGAAGGCAAAGTGTTTACTGAGCCAAGACCGCCATATGGATTCCAGGGTTTCTCGATGACAAGGAATGATCTGGGAACAGACGGCCATGACTCCGGGAAAGCAGGTGACGTCTAA
- a CDS encoding MBL fold metallo-hydrolase, whose protein sequence is MASDNLITEGLTGLEEVAPDILSLRTLFVNVVFIGEPGSRNWVLVDTGMARFTDHIVQVASERFQGPPSAIILTHGHFDHVGTVIELEQFWGVPVYAHPLEIPYLTGLKDYPPADPSVGGGLMSRLSFAYPNEAINLDDRIFSLPKDHSVPSVSGWEWVHTPGHTPGHVSLFREADRLLIAGDAIITVKQESLWSVLLQDKQLHGPPSYFTTDWQAAHQSVQHIRHLEPKLAITGHGHALSGDMLSESLKQLDLDFEESTVPDHGKYVD, encoded by the coding sequence ATGGCATCTGACAATCTGATTACAGAAGGGTTGACGGGGCTTGAAGAAGTCGCGCCCGATATTCTCAGTTTGCGTACACTATTCGTTAATGTCGTGTTCATCGGAGAGCCAGGAAGCAGGAACTGGGTCCTCGTGGACACTGGAATGGCGAGGTTCACGGATCATATTGTTCAGGTTGCAAGCGAACGTTTTCAAGGTCCGCCATCTGCGATCATATTGACACATGGTCATTTTGACCATGTAGGAACCGTTATTGAGCTGGAACAATTTTGGGGTGTCCCAGTGTATGCTCACCCGCTTGAAATTCCATATTTGACGGGATTGAAAGATTACCCGCCAGCGGACCCTTCTGTAGGTGGAGGACTAATGTCCAGATTGTCATTCGCTTATCCTAATGAGGCAATCAATCTGGATGATCGGATATTCAGTCTGCCCAAAGATCATTCTGTTCCAAGCGTTTCGGGATGGGAATGGGTGCACACGCCAGGTCATACGCCTGGACATGTGTCACTGTTTCGGGAAGCAGATCGTTTGTTGATTGCGGGAGACGCGATCATCACGGTGAAGCAGGAATCGCTGTGGAGTGTGTTGCTTCAGGACAAACAGTTGCATGGTCCACCATCCTATTTCACAACCGATTGGCAGGCTGCTCATCAATCCGTTCAGCATATAAGGCATCTGGAGCCGAAACTTGCTATTACTGGACATGGGCATGCCTTGAGCGGAGATATGCTGAGTGAATCCCTCAAGCAGCTTGATCTGGATTTTGAAGAGAGCACGGTGCCGGATCATGGCAAATATGTAGATTAA